A part of Aspergillus oryzae RIB40 DNA, chromosome 7 genomic DNA contains:
- a CDS encoding uncharacterized protein (predicted protein), translating into MGDFMNDQFDQPMEYKIDSTGRPVYQRHNDFGPLRQLRNIIPKIVDFGHCARLDSDDDWGIYPIQPDHYRAPEVVLGCGWRMNTDLWNLGVILWDLIEGKELFRQVYDEQGRYQAKAHLAEMIALPGPPPQELITRYRSLLKYQWPQPIATVDDNVYESSNQFFGGPFFDGDGI; encoded by the exons ATGGGTGACTTTATGAACGACCAATTTGATCAACCGATGGAATACAAAATAGACTCCACTGGCCGACCGGTATATCAGCGTCACAACGACTTTGGGCCCCTGAGACAACTACGAAATATTATACCCAAGATTGTCGATTTTGGACATTGCGCAAGGCTCGATTCTGATGACGATTGGGGTATATATCCTATCCAGCCAGATCACTATCGCGCACCAGAGGTGGttcttggttgtggttggagGATGAACACAGACTTATGGAACTTGGGTGTTATT CTATGGGATCTGATCGAAGGCAAGGAATTATTCCGCCAAGTCTATGATGAACAAGGCCGATATCAGGCAAAGGCGCACCTCGCAGAGATGATAGCCTTACCTGGTCCCCCACCCCAAGAGCTGATCACAAGATATCGCTCGTTGCTCAAGTACCAATGGCCCCAGCCTATTGCAACGGTGGACGATAATGTCTACGAAAGTTCCAATCAATTCTTTGGGGGTCCATTCTTCGATGGTGATGGTATTTGA
- a CDS encoding putative acid phosphatase (predicted protein), translating to MLTRQSLVALLGGLSLAAAQTSSEQNPSLEEIQAAQATVLPHSPVSNVKGLAFNRFVNIWLENTDYESAANDPHLSKLAEKGLLLTNYWAITHPSEPNYCASAGGDTFGMDNDNFNQVPANVSTIADMFDVKNIAWGEYQEHLPYPGYQGKNYSNQETGANDYVRKHNPMVFYDSVTKDATRLRQIKNFTTFYDDLKHERLPQYSFITPNMTNDAHDTNITFAGSWTWRFLSELLEDEYFTKDTLILLTFDENDTYEIGNKIYSFFVGGAVPENLRGKQDDTFYTHYSIIASLSANWGLPSLGRWDCGANLLSWLAEKTGYVNWEVETGNLFQNETHPGPLSAGEYNTFSPEWPVPLTKGSCSAGHGILPVVQQTWKNLTATFNYTSPIPYDSVSGNNVGVKYSRTLKNGKTESGTTE from the exons ATGCTTACCAGACAATCCCTCGTGGCCCTACTTGGGGGTCTATCTCTCGCCGCCGCTCAGACATCCTCCGAGCAGAACCCCTCATTAGAGGAGATCCAGGCGGCCCAGGCTACCGTTCTGCCTCATTCTCCCGTCTCTAATGTCAAGGGCCTTGCCTTCAACCGTTTTGTGAATATCTGGTTGGAAAACACG GACTATGAGTCTGCTGCAAATgatcctcatctttccaaGCTGGCCGAGAAGGGTCTCCTTCTCACTAACTACTGGGCAATCACACATCCTTCGGAGCCCAACTACTGCGCTTCTGCTGGAGGTGATACCTTCGGTATGGATAATGATAACTTCAACCAAGTTCCTGCCAATGTGTCCACCATTGCCGATATGTTCGACGTGAAAAACATCGCCTGGGGCGAGTACCAGGAGCACTTGCCTTATCCCGGTTACCAGGGCAAAAACTACTCTAACCAAGAAACGGGCGCCAATGACTACGTCCGGAAACATAATCCCATGGTCTTCTACGACTCTGTTACCAAGGATGCTACCCGTCTGCGCCAGATTAAGAATTTCACCACTTTCTATGATGATTTGAAGCACGAGCGTTTACCTCAATACAGCTTTATCACCCCGAACATGACCAACGACGCCCATGACACCAACATTACCTTTGCTGGCTCTTGGACCTGGCGTTTCCTCTCcgagcttctggaggatgagTACTTCACCAAGGACACCCTCATTCTCTTGACCTTCGACGAGAATGATACCTATGAGATTGGAAACAAGATCTACAGCTTCTTCGTTGGAGGTGCTGTTCCAGAGAACCTTCGGGGCAAACAGGACGACACTTTCTACACCCACTACTCCATCATTGCCTCTCTTTCGGCCAACTGGGGCCTTCCCTCGCTGGGTCGTTGGGATTGTGGAGCTAACCTGCTCAGCTGGCTGGCCGAGAAGACCGGCTACGTCAACTGGGAGGTTGAAACCGGCAATTTATTCCAGAACGAGACCCACCCAGGTCCGCTGTCTGCTGGAGAATACAACACTTTCTCTCCGGAGTGGCCTGTTCCATTGACCAAGGGGAGCTGCTCTGCTGGCCATGGCATTCTGCCCGTCGTCCAGCAAACGTGGAAGAACCTTACCGCCACCTTTAACTACACCAGCCCTATCCCGTATGACTCTGTCAGTGGGAACAACGTCGGTGTCAAGTATAGCAGGACCTTG AAGAACGGAAAGACCGAGTCTGGTACTACTGAGTAG
- a CDS encoding Zn(II)2Cys6 transcription factor (predicted protein), with product MPPNKRLRTEPIVRVRTGCYTCRRRKKKCDEVRPSCGGCVRNKLSCEWPVNIPASSTRQNGSHTINQQAVPDQPGSPCTTRTQRGSSGSPTSPSGSAGSPSALSNGFEATEAFSPPTDEQALLVPMGYSHATPRSSISGPDSPTSMTIGSFMPRSLSMLPGYSPESFQLLSHYLATTADVMANGSTPVNPFLVQIVPLAFTSDLLLQLVLTQSAAHRAFRCRNDSDEVAQSHYTKALQLFRKGVTEFIDGKESNPLMLTVGALVMCFTETAKGDMNGTIFDHLSAANSLLTRLLSLSDTAVPKDLKDFVIEYYTYTAAVSMISIDARVSHQLLLNFDLEQKARQLLESEYVGNLCGCWLELLLMIPCIFDLGRQWMMLDGQPAMPTADDIAMFGSLQAQIMRWNPFSFVTPEVFLAGRVFQQAMLLYLYTSLGSFSRTEQGMHQGLINTAITEAMSYLNQLSATARINSGLCWPIAVVGSCLYDIEQQEQLRQRLITMVNTFGLGNMQRTLLLLESMWQMPLDEAGPWNICRAMQQHQIWISFA from the exons ATGCCACCCAATAAACGGCTCCGGACAGAGCCAATTGTCCGCGTCAGGACGGGCTGTTACACCTGCCGACGTCGAAAGAAAAAGTGCGACGAAGTCCGACCATCGTGTGGGGGATGCGTGCGGAACAAGCTCAGTTGTGAATGGCCCGTCAATATCCCCGCCAGCTCGACAAGGCAAAATGGCTCTCATACGATCAATCAACAAGCTGTGCCAGATCAACCTGGAAGTCCATGCACAACACGAACGCAGCGTGGCTCGTCGGGTTCACCGACTTCACCATCCGGATCGGCGGGATCCCCATCCGCGCTGTCGAACGGCTTTGAGGCTACGGAGGCATTCTCACCACCGACGGATGAACAAGCCCTTCTAGTTCCAATGGGCTATTCCCATGCTACCCCGCGAAGTTCTATCTCGGGGCCGGACTCGCCCACATCAATGACCATTGGGAGTTTCATGCCCCGCAGCCTATCCATGCTCCCAGGGTACAGCCCTGAATCCTTTCAACTACTGAGCCATTACCTTGCGACAACAGCCGATGTGATGGCCAACGGCTCGACTCCCGTCAATCCCTTCCTGGTTCAGATCGTTCCGTTAGCGTTTACCAGTGACCTGCTCCTGCAATTGGTTCTCACGCAGAGTGCGGCGCACCGGGCATTCCGGTGTCGCAACGACTCCGACGAGGTAGCCCAGAGCCACTACACCAAGGCTTTGCAACTTTTTCGAAAAGGTGTCACCGAGTTCATCGATGGGAAAGAGTCCAACCCGTTAATGCTCACGGTTGGGGCTCTTGTGATGTGTTTCACCGAG ACAGCCAAGGGGGACATGAACGGGACCATCTTCGACCATCTATCAGCGGCAAATTCATTGCTAACCCGTCTCCTCTCACTGAGCGACACGGCCGTGCCGAAGGATCTGAAAGACTTTGTCATTGAGTACTACACGTACACCGCCGCCGTGAGCATGATCTCCATTGACGCGCGGGTCAGCCATCAATTACTCCTCAACTTCGACTTGGAACAAAAGGCTCGTCAACTACTCGAGTCGGAGTATGTGGGAAACCTCTGTGGCTGCTGGTTAGAGTTACTGCTCATGATACCGTGCATCTTCGATCTGGGCCGCCAGTGGATGATGCTCGATGGCCAACCAGCCATGCCAACAGCCGATGATATCGCTATGTTTGGATCCTTGCAGGCTCAGATCATGCGATGGAATCCATTTTCATTCGTCACTCCGGAGGTCTTTTTAGCCGGTCGGGTCTTTCAGCAGGCCATGTTGCTCTATCTATATACCTCTTTAGGGTCGTTCTCCCGAACAGAGCAGGGAATGCATCAGGGTTTGATCAACACTGCGATCACGGAGGCCATGTCCTATTTGAACCAGCTATCAGCGACCGCTCGCATTAATTCTGGTCTCTGTTGGCCTATCGCTGTGGTCGGATCCTGTCTATATGACATagagcagcaggagcaacTACGACAGCGGCTGATTACAATGGTAAACACTTTCGGTCTCGGAAACATGCAACGGACACTTCTACTATTGGAAAGCATGTGGCAGATGCCTCTAGACGAGGCAGGCCCATGGAATATATGCCGGGCAATGCAACAACATCAAATCTGGATCTCATTTGCATAA
- a CDS encoding oxidoreductase, short-chain dehydrogenase/reductase family (dehydrogenases with different specificities (related to short-chain alcohol dehydrogenases)), producing MVGRLAGKNAIVTGAAGGIGLETTILMLREGASVLMTDISEPGLQKALAKANDVVPQRDGKVEYRVVDVSKESEVEAAVAHLDAWGGLDVMFNNAGIMHPKDGDSEETPEAIWDMTMNINVKGVWYGSKHAVKSLRKHGKKKGSIINTASMVALVGAATPQLAYTASKGAVLAMTRELAIVHAREGFRFNSLCPAPLNTPLLQDWLGDDKEKRFRREVHFPSGRFGEAIEQAHAVIFLASDESSFVNAADFVVDGGLTKAYVTPEGPATEAPKNLGQ from the exons ATGGTCGGAAGATTAGCTGGTAAAAATGCCATCGTTACCGGTGCTGCTGG AGGCATCGGTCTCGAGACTACAATCCTCATGCTCCGCGAAGGTGCCTCCGTCCTCATGACCGATATCAGCGAGCCGGGTCTCCAAAAGGCCCTTGCGAAAGCCAACGACGTGGTTCCTCAGCGCGACGGCAAGGTCGAGTACCGCGTGGTCGACGTATCCAAGGAATCCGAAGTCGAGGCGGCAGTGGCCCATCTAGACGCCTGGGGCGGCCTGGACGTCATGTTCAACAATGCCGGAATCATGCACCCCAAGGATGGAGACTCAGAGGAGACACCTGAGGCGATCTGGGATATGACGATGAACATCAATGTCAAGGGCGTGTGGTACGGAAGCAAGCATGCAGTGAAGAGCCTCCGGAAGCACGGCAAGAAAAAGGGTAGCATCATTAACACGGCAAGCATGGTTGCGCTTGTGGGCGCTGCCACCCCTCAATTGGCGTATACTGCTAGCAAGGGTGCCGTGTTGGCCATGACTAGAGAGTTGGCTATTGTGCACGCCCGGGAGGGCTTCCGGTTTAACTCCTTGTGTCCTGCTCCTCTCAA CACACCACTTTTGCAAGACTGGCTGGGTGATGATAAGGAGAAGCGTTTCCGTCGCGAGGTTCACTTCCCCTCGGGCCGTTTCGGTGAAGCGATTGAGCAGGCCCACGCAGTCATCTTCCTGGCGAGCGACGAGAGCAGCTTCGTGAACGCCGCTGACTTTGTCGTCGACGGTGGTCTTACTAAGGCCTATGTGACTCCTGAGGGCCCTGCCACTGAGGCGCCCAAGAACCTGGGCCAATAG
- a CDS encoding uncharacterized protein (multidrug resistance-associated protein/mitoxantrone resistance protein, ABC superfamily), with product MDTTNVGIVCPPYSDNAFGPRITTACRSFDFTLLFEDAFFSLLPAALFLLILPGRVLYLARTSVDLSGDTDSLICQWQISLSILLILHIVYTILQRETAVLRTTLSTASEVVQSLAIAGCIVLSILEDRSHISPSSLLSLYLSVLTILGIPRLRSLSLIQTENVCQGMWTAIFIITVLAVIQQSLCKIGFLHTCYGDIGREQRVGFWSRSFYTWVIPLLRQGYRDILEVEQIPKADTRLDSQYSLRKLQHAWENTKPKHRLVKAVLRAYLDTLLLGVPSRLVLSAFTFCQPFLINTTIHLFQENGEDVRLYSRMLILAFALNYAGMAISRAVYVRQTNCLAAMARAGLISIIYQHTTALTRSEVQDIAAVTLMGTDVERIWISLKILHDCWASLLEVAVAIYLLERQVRAACVVPAIDVPVCLCGTFPISTRMATAQRAWVEKVQVRLTVTSTMLASIKTVKMLGLTDVLYSMISSLRQMELNTSQRFRKLLLWTVSLCKANIPLDFAPFATFGVYAMISVINNDKSLLTAQAFTSLSLISLMTSPLLTFVQAVPQLLQSQACYDRIEAYLSRNPITLNDQALVPNVFEKAASNNSISLSPCSRHGIDKNTLISFRGADISWSSKSEPVFKNFSLDIGQGITMIIGPVGSGKSTLIETIIRETIVQKGHINTNFSDVAYCGQTPWIMNKSIRYNITCEDLVDEEWYNQCLSICSLKKDLMLFLAGDMYVPGSDGNGLSGGQKQRIALARALYSKLPVAVLDDVFSGLDLDNIRMISEHLFGKNGFFRGAGRSVILATHTSSLLSFADEIIVLDKGAVSSRGSYTEIFSAVPRVALQSLEQIDEEDVHTTDEKINANSPISLAVDNKANPRVDQQELDLSRRDGTWGVYRFYAQNAGLWTACCFVISAFLAALVMTFCTIWIQWWADSNAKHPNAELGRYLGVYAVLSFLNITLYICLLFIKVINHTGVGLHTILLKTTLNAPLAFFYQTDSGTTTNRFNQDMDIIDMRLPSAAVGFIGGLALCVVKLVVLCVMGKYLAISLPFLIGAIILIQRVYLRTCRQLRLLDIEAKSPLYSQFLETLKGLSVIRTFGWESRLHHLFEENMNYSQRPFYMLLSVQQWLTIVLDLVLAGMAVILVAITTSLRDKFTPGEVGVALNLTQLEISIGAVSRVQQFAKTPSERRTLAANAAASHGWPREGTVVFDRVTAGYGNPPVLRNVSLNIKAGQKIAICGASGSGKTSLFMVILQMIDNQCGSILVDGTCLSDLDPEVVRSRVNVIPQEPFFLPETVRYNLDPHAKVTDDRLELAIQKVGLWDRVSGNGGLNMQLNPSTWSSGERQLLALARALVRDSPLLLLDEAASSVDDTTATFTQQIIEEEFRDHTILAILHRFACIERYDYIVVLERGEVVEFDSPTVLLGRDSKFRTLYTAMEKED from the exons ATGGACACAACTAACGTCGGTATTGTATGCCCACCTTATAGCGACAATGCTTTCGGTCCTCGAATAACCACGGCTTGTCGCAGTTTTGATTTTACTCTGTTATTTGAAGATGCCTTCTTCAGTCTGCTACCTGCCGCCCTCTTCTTATTGATTCTACCAGGCAGGGTGCTGTATCTTGCTAGAACATCC GTAGACTTATCAGGTGATACTGACTCTTTGATATGCCAATGGCAGATCTCACTAAGCATTTTACTTATTCTTCATATCGTCTATACAATCCTCCAACGAGAAACTGCCGTTCTACGAACCACACTGTCGACAGCGTCAGAAGTAGTGCAGTCGTTGGCGATTGCGGGATGTATCGTCCTTTCTATCCTAGAAGATCGAAGTCATATCTCCCCATCGTCTTTGCTCAGTCTTTACTTGTCTGTCCTGACAATTCTTGGCATCCCGCGGTTACGCTCACTATCGCTGATACAGACAGAAAATGTTTGCCAAGGCATGTGGACAGCAATATTTATAATCACCGTCCTCGCTGTGATACAACAGTCACTGTGCAAAATCGGGTTCCTGCATACTTGCTACGGTGATATTGGAAGAGAACAGCGTGTGGGATTTTGGAGCAGGAGCTTCTATACCTGGGTGATACCATTGCTTCGACAAGGGTATCGGGATATCCTTGAGGTCGAACAGATTCCGAAGGCTGATACAAGGTTAGACTCGCAATATTCACTACGAAAATTGCAACATGCCTGGGAGAATACAAAACCTAAACACCGACTTGTCAAGGCCGTCTTGCGCGCGTACCTGGACACCCTCCTGTTGGGAGTCCCCTCTCGCTTGGTGTTGAGTGCATTCACCTTCTGCCAGCCTTTTCTTATCAACACCACCATTCATTTGTTTCAGGAGAACGGGGAGGATGTTCGCCTTTATAGTAGGATGCTCATTCTTGCGTTTGCGTTAAATTATGCTGGCATGGCG ATATCAAGAGCCGTGTATGTACGCCAGACGAACTGCCTCGCCGCCATGGCCCGAGCCGGTCTTATTTCCATCATCTACCAACATACGACCGCCTTAACAAGAAGCGAAGTTCAAGACATCGCAGCCGTCACACTGATGGGGACTGACGTCGAGCGAATATGGATTAGCTTGAAAATCTTGCATGATTGTTGGGCATCGCTACTCGAAGTTGCGGTCGCAATCTACTTGCTAGAGCGCCAGGTCCGAGCAGCGTGTGTAGTACCTGCCATT GATGTACCAGTTTGCCTCTGTGGTACATTTCCTATTTCGACCCGCATGGCAACGGCGCAGAGAGCATGGGTCGAGAAAGTTCAAGTCAGGCTTACCGTCACCTCAACGATGCTTGCGAGCATAAAGACCGTTAAAATGCTTGGTTTGACAGATGTTCTCTATTCGATGATATCTAGCCTGCGGCAGATGGAGCTAAATACTTCACAGCGATTTCGAAAACTACTTTTATGGACAGTTTCTCTCTGTAAGG CTAATATCCCCCTCGACTTTGCCCCCTTTGCAACATTTGGGGTTTATGCGATGATATCTGTGATCAATAATGATAAATCTCTTCTAACTGCCCAGGCCTTTACCTCGCTCTCCCTGATATCTCTAATGACCTCTCCGTTGTTGACGTTTGTGCAAGCCGTTCCACAGCTACTACAATCCCAAGCTTGCTATGACCGAATCGAAGCCTACCTTTCAAGGAATCCTATTACGCTAAATGACCAAGCCTTAGTGCCCAATGTGTTCGAGAAAGCTGCATCAAATAACTCTATCTCCTTATCACCTTGCTCTAGGCATGGAATAGACAAAAACACCCTCATCTCTTTCCGTGGGGCTGACATATCTTGGTCCTCGAAGTCCGAGCCTGTGTTCAAAAATTTCAGTTTAGATATTGGGCAGGGGATTACTATGATCATCGGCCCTGTTGGCTCGGGGAAGTCCACGTTGATTGAAACTATTATTAGAGAGACAATTGTCCAGAAAGGACACATTAACACCAACTTCTCAGATGTCGCGTACTGTGGTCAAACACCATGGATTATGAACAAGAGTATTCGATACAACATCACATGTGAAGACCTGGTGGACGAGGAATGGTACAACCAATGCCTTTCTATATGTTCTCTCAAGAAAGACTTGATGCTCTTCCTGGCGGGTGACATGTACGTCCCTGGAAGCGATGGCAATGGCCTTAGTGGAGGGCAAAAGCAGCGAATA GCTCTTGCCCGGGCACTCTACTCCAAGCTTCCTGTCGCGGTCTTGGATGATGTTTTCAGCGGCTTGGATCTCGATAATATACGGATGATTTCTGAGCACCTTTTTGGGAAGAATGGCTTTTTCCGAGGAGCAGGAAGGTCGGTCATTCTGGCAACCCATACTA GTTCTTTACTCTCATTTGCTGATGAAATTATCGTCCTCGACAAGGGCGCAGTCAGCAGTAGAGGATCGTATACTGAGATCTTTTCAGCCGTCCCAAGAGTCGCCCTGCAGTCTCTAGAACAAATCGACGAAGAGGACGTCCATACCACTGACGAGAAAATAAACGCTAACTCCCCGATATCATTGGCAGTTGATAACAAAGCAAATCCCAGGGTTGACCAGCAAGAGCTCGACCTTTCTAGACGCGATGGCACATGGGGTGTCTATAGATTCTATGCCCAAAATGCTGGTCTGTGGACCGCCTGCTGTTTTGTGATCAGTGCCTTCTTGGCAGCGTTAGTAATGACATTTTGCA CTATCTGGATTCAATGGTGGGCTGACTCCAATGCAAAACATCCTAACGCTGAACTGGGGCGTTACCTTGGGGTATATGCCGTTTTAAGCTTCTTGAATATCACTCTCTATATATG CCTGCTCTTCATCAAGGTGATAAATCATACTGGCGTGGGCCTGCACACAATCCTTCTGAAAACAACACTCAATGCACCCCTTGCCTTCTTTTATCAAACAGACAGTGGCACTACAACAAACAGATTCAACCAAGACATGGATATTATTGATATGAGACTACCATCTGCAGCGGTTGGTTTCATCGGGG GGTTGGCTCTATGCGTGGTAAAGCTCGTAGTACTGTGCGTGATGGGCAAGTATCTCGCTATCTCCCTACCTTTCTTGATAGGAGCGATCATATTAATCCAAAGGGTCTATCTGCGGACCTGTCGCCAATTACGATTACTTGATATCGAGGCCAAATCACCACTTTACTCTCAATTCCTAGAGACACTGAAAGGGCTATCTGTCATCCGTACGTTCGGGTGGGAAAGCAGGCTTCACCACCTTTTCGAGGAAAACATGAATTATTCCCAAAGACCATTTTATATGCTTCTCAGCGTGCAACAATGGCTTACCATAGTTCTAGATTTAGTTCTAGCTGGGATGGCAGTTATTCTTGTTGCCATAACAACCTCACTTAGAGATAAGTTCACCCCCGGAGAAGTAGGTGTGGCACTTAATCTT ACCCAACTGGAGATCTCTATTGGCGCTGTTTCTCGCGTGCAGCAGTTTGCCAAAACACCATCCGAGCGTCGCACCCTTGCAGCAAACGCAGCAGCCAGTCATGGATGGCCTCGTGAGGGTACGGTGGTGTTTGATCGTGTGACTGCAGGCTATGG CAATCCCCCAGTGCTCAGAAATGTGAGTTTGAATATCAAGGCAGGACAAAAGATAGCAATTTGTGGTGCTTCAGGCAGCGGCAAGACATCGCTATTTATGGTCATTCTTCAGATGATAGACAACCAATGTGGCTCGATTTTGGTCGATGGAACATGCCTCAGTGACTTGGACCCAGAGGTGGTTCGGAGCCGTGTCAACGTGATACCCCAGGAACCCTTCTTTCTGCCCGAAACAGTTCGATATAATCTAGATCCGCATGCCAAAGTAACGGATGATAGACTTGAACTTGCGATTCAGAAGGTCGGACTTTGGGACCGAGTGAGTGGCAATGGTGGTCTAAACATGCAGTTGAACCCAAGCACCTGGTCTTCAGGTGAAAGGCAATTACTGGCTCTGGCTAGAGCTCTGGTCCGGGATAGCCCGCTTCTGCTTTTGGATGAAGCGGCAAGTAG TGTTGATGACACCACTGCAACCTTCACACAGCAGATCATCGAGGAGGAATTCCGGGACCATACCATTCTTGCTATTTTACACAGGTTTGCTTGCATCGAGCGCTACGATTATATAGTTGTTCtggagaggggagaggtCGTCGAGTTCGACTCACCTACTGTGTTGCTTGGGAGGGATTCGAAATTTAGGACGCTTTACACTgcaatggagaaggaggactAA
- a CDS encoding isoflavone reductase family protein (predicted protein), whose protein sequence is MTIKVIVAGAGGNLGHHIVSALDDDHRFTVTILARASSKSKFPSHITVHRVDDYYPELEVVEAFKGQDVVISTVTTGAIQRQKTLIDAALKAGVGRFIPSEFGHDTRNGNASKMLPQMYQQKREVVEYLRAKQNDGLEWTAFVTGPFLEVAIENFLGFNLSQQHATILNEGSDRWSATTRATVGLAVKNSLLIPEKTSNRYLFIDTVTASQNDVLLALRKMTGTEWGVDYVDAEEQKRVAIEHLSKGRLIGIPMLMRYITCVRGYGGDYLDYETSANEILSLPVRNVDEVIASILKG, encoded by the exons ATGACTATCAAAGTGATTGTTGCTGGCGCCGGTGGAAACCTCGGCCATCACATCGTCTCTGCCCTTGACGATGACCATCGCTTTACGGTTACTATTCTAGCCCGAGCttcatccaaatccaaattCCCTTCCCATATTACTGTGCACCGCGTGGACGACTATTATCCCGAGCTGGAAGTAGTTGAAGCATTCAAAGGCCAGGACGTTGTCATCTCAACCGTGACCACGGGAGCCATTCAGCGACAGAAAACGCTTATCGATGCAGCACTAAAGGCAGGTGTTGGACGTTTCATTCCTTCGGAATTTGGCCATGACACTCGCAATGGCAACGCCTCGAAGATGTTACCCCAAATGTACCAACAAAAGAGGGAGGTTGTGGAGTACCTGCGAGCGAAGCAGAACGACGGGCTTGAATGGACAGCATTCGTGACAGGGCCGTTCCTTGAAGT GGCAATCGAGAACTTCCTGGGCTTCAACCTCAGCCAGCAACACGCCACCATCCTCAATGAAGGATCGGATCGCTGGTCAGCCACTACTCGAGCCACCGTCGGTCTAGCGGTCAAGAACTCCCTGTTAATTCCTGAGAAGACCTCAAACAGATACCTATTCATTGATACAGTGACAGCTTCCCAAAATGATGTACTTCTGGCCTTGCGGAAGATGACCGGTACAGAATGGGGCGTGGACTATGTGGATGCGGAGGAGCAGAAACGTGTTGCAATCGAGCACCTATCCAAAGGGCGCCTCATTGGCATTCCAATGTTGATGAGGTACATCACTTGTGTTCGTGGCTATGGCGGAGATTATCTAGATTATGAAACAAGTGCGAACGAGATACTTTCCCTGCCCGTCAGGAACGTGGATGAGGTTATAGCTAGTATTCTGAAAGGTTGA